AAATTACAAAGTTCTAAGGTTCTCTATATAACATCAACCATAAAGGGGGAAGGGAAGACATTTACAGCCTTCAATCTTGCATTAAGCCTCAATAGTACTGGAAAGTCTGTTTTAATTATTGGTGCAGACGTTCGCAATCCGCAATTACATAGATATATTGGCAAATCTGAAGCTACCAAAGGGCTTTCAGAATATTTATATGATGAAAGTATCGATATAGAGTCTATTACGAACGATCTTGAAATCAACAGGCATCATCTCAAAATCGTACTTTCCGGGAGAATACCACCTAATCCAGCTGAATTGTTAATGAGTGACCGTTTTGGTAAACTAATAGAAGATGCAAAAGAGCGCTATGATTTTGTGATCGTAGATACGGCACCCACCATGCTGGTTACTGATACCTTATTGATAAGTCAGCATGCTGATCTCACCCTCTACGTCTGTAGGGCAGAATACACTGATAAAAAACTTTTAAATTACCCCAAAGAACTTCACACAGACAAAAAGCTCAATAATATGGCTTTTGTTGTCAATAATGTGAGTTACTCAAATTTTGGTTATGGTACAAAATATGGTTATGGCTACGGAGTAGATGAAGAGAGCTGGATAAAGAAATCTTTGAAGCGTATACTCAAATAATAAAGGAGTTTTTTTATTAGTAAGAAGGGCTATATTTATTTTAAATGCTACTATAAGAATACTAAGGTTAGGTTTCAAACTTTAATGAGTAATTCTTATAAAGCAAACGAATCCGTAGTTTGATAAATAACTTGTTGCAGGAGTTTTTTATACTTTTTCTTAAAAATTATTTTTTTAAGTTGGGTGATATGCCTGAAGGAATGAACATCTGTTCCTAGAAAAGTGTATTGACCGTTTTCAAGGAGTTCTAGTGCCATTTTCTTTACAGAACTACCATAGTAGTCGCTCAAAGAAAGTGCATTTAATTGCAATAAACATCCTAGGCGCTGCAGTTCAGCGTAGTATTCTGGTCTTTTATGATAATAACTGTAACGTTCTGGATGGGCAAGAATAGGGATGTAACCGGCATGGGTAAGATCAAAAAGTAGCTCCTCTAAATTAATAGGTGGCTGTAGATAGGATATTTCGATTAGGATATGCTTATCTGAAGTAAAAGGCATTAAATCCCCGTCTTTAAGATGCGTACTGAATCCCTCGTCAAGCATATACTCAGAAGATGTTTGTATTAGGGAAGTATTGCCCTTTGCCATTAGGGATGTGCGTAAAGTGTCAGCGGCGTTATTAATAGTTTCAGGGGTATTTGGATAATAATCGCCCATGGTATGCGGAGTACAAATAAAATTACTGATCCCTATTTCATTAAGCTGACTGACAAGCGCTACAGATTCCTCCAAATTTTGAGCTCCATCATCAATACCGGGAAGAATATGATTATGGATATCTGTATAACCATCAAAAAGATTAACCAGGTAATTTTTTGATTTTAAAATGGAAAGCATAAAGGTATTTTATCTAAAATTAAACTAAGTAAGTTGCCATGAATTCAACAGAATATCCAGTTTACAAATATATTCATTTATGAGGAGATGGTGCGCATTACTCCTTTCTGCTATTCCTTTAATAGCTTCTTCCCAGGAGAATTTCTATGGAAGCCTCTCTTCAATGAGCAATGTTTCAAATAGTAGCACAAATCCATTCTGGACGTATGCCAATAAATATGGTCGTCTGGATAAGGAAAGTACTTTTTTCATTTTAGGAGAAGCAGGCTACGGTACTCAAATTAATAGTTCTAATCGCTTGGAAGTGCATGGAGGCTTGTTTAAAGGGGATGGATCAAACCGATCTTTTAGAATAGACCAGCTTTATGCAAAGTATACGTATAAAAATATACTCCTTAATATAGGATCCTGGCATCGTAGTGTGGAGCTTCATGATTTATCCAGTGTGGGAGGCGATATTATATGGAGTGGAAATGCCCGTGCACTCCCGGGGGCTGAGTTACAATTTCTAAAGGGTACGCACATTTTTAACTGGCTGGAATTTAAAGGTAAATTGGGTCATTATTTTTTAGGTAACGACCGTTATGTTGAAAATGCTCAGGTACATTATAAAAACCTGACTTTCGTAATGACCTTATCTGAGAAAGATCTATTTACCATAGAATTAGATCATTACGCGCAATTTGGCGGTACATCTAAGACTTACGGTAAGCAACCGAGTGCTTTTTCTGATTATTTAAGAATATTTATAGGCAGTAATGGTGGGGCAGGGGCTACAGAATCAGACCAGGCGAATGCATTGGGTAATCATTTGGGCTCTTATACATTTACATATGATATGCAGCGCAGTGACTATGATATAAAGCTTTACCATCAAACTATATTTGAGGACACATCAGGAAGGGAATTCCGGAATTTTCCCGATGGTGTTTGGGGAATATATTTCAAACCTCAGAAAAAAGGCTTCGTCAACGCATTCCTATATGAATTTGTACAAACAGTGTCTCAAAGTGGAAAGTTCGTTCCACCACCTAACGGTAATTTTAGAGGTGGGGATAATTATTTCAACAATAGCATGTACCAATCGGGATGGACGTATAAAGGACGTATTATAGGTTTACCTTTTATTATACCGAATGAAAATGGTAGAGGTATAAAGATAAACCGATCTTTTGTTCATCACTTAGGTTTATCTGGTAGTTTTTATACTATTGAGTATACTTTAAAAACAAGTTATGTGCGTAATCTAGGAACTTATAACAAACCATTCGATGCTATAGAAGAAGCGGTCTATTCTTATCTGGGATTTGATTATCCTACAAAAGTTGGCGTTTTTAAAGCACAATTTTCTGCCGACTTCAGTAATCAGACAGACAGGATATTGGCTATTGGGTTTGGGTATCGT
This portion of the Flavimarina sp. Hel_I_48 genome encodes:
- a CDS encoding tyrosine-protein kinase family protein; the protein is KLQSSKVLYITSTIKGEGKTFTAFNLALSLNSTGKSVLIIGADVRNPQLHRYIGKSEATKGLSEYLYDESIDIESITNDLEINRHHLKIVLSGRIPPNPAELLMSDRFGKLIEDAKERYDFVIVDTAPTMLVTDTLLISQHADLTLYVCRAEYTDKKLLNYPKELHTDKKLNNMAFVVNNVSYSNFGYGTKYGYGYGVDEESWIKKSLKRILK
- a CDS encoding tyrosine-protein phosphatase, which gives rise to MLSILKSKNYLVNLFDGYTDIHNHILPGIDDGAQNLEESVALVSQLNEIGISNFICTPHTMGDYYPNTPETINNAADTLRTSLMAKGNTSLIQTSSEYMLDEGFSTHLKDGDLMPFTSDKHILIEISYLQPPINLEELLFDLTHAGYIPILAHPERYSYYHKRPEYYAELQRLGCLLQLNALSLSDYYGSSVKKMALELLENGQYTFLGTDVHSFRHITQLKKIIFKKKYKKLLQQVIYQTTDSFAL
- a CDS encoding capsule assembly Wzi family protein, translated to MRRWCALLLSAIPLIASSQENFYGSLSSMSNVSNSSTNPFWTYANKYGRLDKESTFFILGEAGYGTQINSSNRLEVHGGLFKGDGSNRSFRIDQLYAKYTYKNILLNIGSWHRSVELHDLSSVGGDIIWSGNARALPGAELQFLKGTHIFNWLEFKGKLGHYFLGNDRYVENAQVHYKNLTFVMTLSEKDLFTIELDHYAQFGGTSKTYGKQPSAFSDYLRIFIGSNGGAGATESDQANALGNHLGSYTFTYDMQRSDYDIKLYHQTIFEDTSGREFRNFPDGVWGIYFKPQKKGFVNAFLYEFVQTVSQSGKFVPPPNGNFRGGDNYFNNSMYQSGWTYKGRIIGLPFIIPNENGRGIKINRSFVHHLGLSGSFYTIEYTLKTSYVRNLGTYNKPFDAIEEAVYSYLGFDYPTKVGVFKAQFSADFSNQTDRILAIGFGYRINF